The window ACTTCAGTGTCTGGGATAAGGATGACCTAATCCCCACCCACCACCCAAATGGAGCGGAGCTCCATTACCTGCGACTGAAGTCGCAGGCTATTATATAGCACCCATAAAGGGTGCTGTCAAAGTAAAGCGAGATATTTTTTTTGTCATCTCGACTGAAGCTTCCTTTCTATTGTCATCTCGACTGAAGCTTCCTTTCTATTGTCATCTCGACTGAAGCGAAGCGAAACGGAGAGATCTCATCACCGACTAACTTTTATCACAGTAATATAAGATCATGCCCCGATAGGGGTATGAAATATGATAGCCAGACACTTCAGTGTCTGGAATAATGATGACCTACCCGCCCCGCCACCCAAATGGAGCGGAGCTCCATTACCTTTATTATTTAACTATTCTGATCGATATTGGATAACGATAATCCTCACCTCTGCTGGCTGCTATTGTTGCCAAAATACAGAAGACGGTATCAAGAACTAAAACAACTACCAGTAACAGCACTCCAATGAGAATGGCAGTTAAGATAAATGAGACAATTAAGCCAATAATGACCGTGATTTGAAAGTTCAAAGCCTCTTTTGCCTGTTCTTTGGCATACGGTTGATCATTTAACACAAGGTATAAAATCAGAGGAGCAATAAAGCCGGTAAAAAGACCCAATAGATGGGCTAATAAAGCCATTGTGCGTTGATTTTGATTTGATTCCATTAGTAACCTCCATTTCTATACTTAAAGAGTAACAACTTACTCTTGAAGTTTTCTCATTAAAACCTGGATAGCAGTTTTCAATTGTTGATCATCGTCATTGATAATCTGTTCCGGTGAATGGTCAACAAATATATCGGGGGTGGCACCGCTACCTTCCATATTAATTCCGTCGAGAGTGTACCAGCCCGATCTTGGTAAACGCATTGACGAGCCGTCCATAAGCTGATAAGGGGTAGTTCCAATCACCCCACCGCTAGTTGGTACTCCAATCACTTTACCTAAGCCCAGCTGTTGAAAAAGAATAGGAAAGATCTCGGCATCAGAAAAAGAGTTCTCATTGATCAGGAGTACGAGTGGTTTTTCCCAGATCTGTCCGGGTGATTTAAACTGTTCGGAAGGAAATCCTCTGCTTGTAGTATAAGCTCGATATTCACGGGTTAGTATATCTAAAAGCGAACGGCTGATATTCCCTCCGCCATTGAAACGGACATCCAAGACTATCGCTTCTTTATCATAATTCTCTGCAAACAGATCGGTGGTAAATTGTTGTAAACTTGGTTGGTTCATGCGCCGGATATGAATATATCCCAACCGATTATCAGTTAAGTTATCCACTATTTCTCTTCGTTCGGCTACCCAATTTTCATAATAAAGATCATATTGTTGACCGTAAGAGAGACCCTTGATTTCAGCTTTTTTCAATCCCTGAGGTGTTCTGAATTCCAAGACGATTTTTTTGTCTATCTTACCGGCAAAAAGCGATTCAATGGAAGTTGAGGGTGTGATCTTAATCCCGTCAACACTGAGCAACAGGTCACCTGCTC is drawn from Candidatus Cloacimonadota bacterium and contains these coding sequences:
- a CDS encoding DUF4870 domain-containing protein, with the translated sequence MESNQNQRTMALLAHLLGLFTGFIAPLILYLVLNDQPYAKEQAKEALNFQITVIIGLIVSFILTAILIGVLLLVVVLVLDTVFCILATIAASRGEDYRYPISIRIVK